The genomic stretch TGTAAACAGAATAAATAGAAGAAAAAATGCTCCTCCCCCACTTGTTCCTGCTACATAAGGAAGCTTCCAAATAGCTCCAATTCCGATAGCGGAACCAGCCGAAGCTAAAATAAAGCCAATTTTTGATGTCCATTGTTCCTGTTGACTCATCTCATCTCACCATTCTCTATATTTTTTCTGATTTGTCATACTATATCACACAACTTTGGTTCCGAAAAGGTTTTTTATTGTTTTCCTGTAAAAGCTATGGTATGAATAATACAGAGAGTAAACGTTTAAAGTAAAAATACTCCTTACTTTTTCTAAAAGTTTTACAATTAGAGGTACAAGTGATGACAAATCAACAAGAAAACAAAAAAGAATGCTTATATAAGTTTCACAATTTTATTTTAGTTCAATGCCCAAGCTGTCAACTTTGTGCTCGCATCACATCAGTTAGCCATATTAATGGGTTACATCAGTGTAAATGCTCAAACTGCGGCTATAACGATAAGGTTTCACATAAAATGGAAACTTCTTTTGAAATTAAAGAAGGGTTCGATCCCTTTTTTAACTTACCTTTGTATTTAAAAACATCTTGTCCAAATCATTTACTATGGGCATATAACTTAGAACACTTACAATACATTGAATCGTATGTTAAAGTCGGCCACCCAAGACATATTCCTGAGCCTGACTTATTCCACGTCTACGTTCCTAGCTGGGTTACAAGCAGTGAAGATCAAAAAGAAGCGCTTGCTAAAATTGAACAGCTCAAATTTAGTGTTTTTCATTCCAAAAAGTAGCCAGTAACGATAGCTGACTACTTTTTAGTTTGTTTTATATTCCCTTCTGTAATCGCCTGCTTTGTCAAATTCATCTGCGCTTCCTACAAAGAAAAATTCAATTGTATAATTAGTATTTTCAGTACCTTCCGTTGCTCCATGAATCATTTTTCCTGGTTTTAACTCTTTTCTCTCGCCGCCGTCGCTTACATAATAATATTTATTAGTAGCCCAACCTTCATGTGTAAGCAACGTTTTTGTTCGGCTTCTCCCGTTTCTATCGACATGAAAAACTGTATAATCTCCTTCCATTTCTGTAGGCTGCCCATTATCTTTATCGTATTCAACCGCCACCCAGCCTCTGTATCCATCCGGAATTAGATAAAGGCTTGGCCTAGCTGTTTCATTTGAACGACTACAACTAATTAATAGGATAATCGTAAAGCTTAACAACAAAAATCTCTTTTTCATTTATTCACCCTCTTTATTTTATTCAGTATAAAAGGCTGTATTTAGTGTTTGTTTCGCGTACAAAACTATGCGAAACAAAGTAAGAAAAATATATGCGGGATGATACTTTCTCAAAAGAATTATTTTTATGAGTTTTTCACATAATAAATACAAGACTTTGAATAGTGGAGGAAAGCACATGGGCTATCTGTTTTTATTTATTTTGCTGTTTGTGATTCCTTTTTATATGCAGCAACGAATTGTTCAAGCTGATCGAGCTCACACAAAAGAGCTTCTTGATGCAGAGCAATCCCAAATACAAAAAAGCGATTCCCCTTAATTAAGGAATCGCCTTTGTCTATTTTGCATCCTTTAAAACTTTAAGTGAAGTTAATAAGTTAAACTTCCTGCAACAATAAAGCCAACGGCAACTGCAGCAGCAAACAAAGCAAAGCCAACGGCAATATTACCTTCTTCCACTTTCTTTGCCAAGTTTGTTTTAGGTGTCATAATGTATTCAATAATCCAATAAGCAATTACCTGTGTTGCAATTCCTACTATCCCCCAAACAGCTGCATCAATTAAGTTAAAACTATTGCTCCACACGGTATAGATAACAATTGCAAGACCAATTCCTTTTCCCCATAACTTAAGTGCAACGGCCAGATTGCCTTTTCTAATAAGTTCACGGTCATTGAACTTTGTTGTTAATTCAAATACGATGATTCCAATAAACAACAAAAGTAAACCTACAACTACGTGAGCTAGAAAGCTACCAATACTTCCCCATTCAATCCATTCAGTCAACGCCATTTTTTTTATCCTCACTTTCATTTTTTAGTCCAATTGGCAAGTAATACGATGCATTATCTGTAATCTGATTTCCTGCTCGAATACCAACTGCACTTGGCCTTCCGTTTAATAAAAAACACCCGTACATAATGTGCGCAGTTTGCTTTCCTTTCTCAGTGACGACTTCTGCTATGTCAAGTTCTAAGAATTGTTGATAAACAGGCACTTCATCTTCATACGTTCTTTGAGCGTCTTCAGCTACTTTTTCACCTGAACCTTTATATATTTCAACCGTATCACCCTCACGGCCAAACGAAGGTTTTTTTACATAAGCCATTTGATTCTGTATAAAAATGTCTTCTTCTAAATATGTAGGTAAGAAATAAGTATAAATCCATTCATGCTCTTCTTTTGTAAAAAATGAGTGATTTTGCTCATGTAGCCCCCAAATCACAACTTGAACTGCTTTCGATTGCAGTAAAAATGCAGATAATGGATTGATAATAGCGAGCTGCTTATCTTTTACAAGCTTTAAAAGCATCTCACCAACGCCTTCATCTGTAACTGGATCTCTATCGTTCACTAAGTGCTCAATGGGGTAAGTTTGTCGATACAGAACATCAATTTTTTGCCCATGTGTATCATATAATCCTG from Bacillus sp. 1780r2a1 encodes the following:
- a CDS encoding glutathionylspermidine synthase family protein, which encodes MTDIRKQFYENIESFWHDLYDEEYALYDIKVEKKEKIMQIKTAADRVGHVFFKTAHLLRKLDDKTLQSLGFPKEVLPYIRLQTMEIETVISRIDFIVNESGIKVMELNADTPTFIKELFHVNRRVCEHFGLHDPNLNEEEHLSRVLTEAIFKAYEELGKTTYPHVVFSSHSDHKEDKWTTTYLMEKANVKARYEPLDKLRIVDEPIYENEELVLEPGLYDTHGQKIDVLYRQTYPIEHLVNDRDPVTDEGVGEMLLKLVKDKQLAIINPLSAFLLQSKAVQVVIWGLHEQNHSFFTKEEHEWIYTYFLPTYLEEDIFIQNQMAYVKKPSFGREGDTVEIYKGSGEKVAEDAQRTYEDEVPVYQQFLELDIAEVVTEKGKQTAHIMYGCFLLNGRPSAVGIRAGNQITDNASYYLPIGLKNESEDKKNGVD
- a CDS encoding DUF350 domain-containing protein, translated to MTEWIEWGSIGSFLAHVVVGLLLLFIGIIVFELTTKFNDRELIRKGNLAVALKLWGKGIGLAIVIYTVWSNSFNLIDAAVWGIVGIATQVIAYWIIEYIMTPKTNLAKKVEEGNIAVGFALFAAAVAVGFIVAGSLTY